In the Desulfonatronovibrio magnus genome, AAGCCCCGCAAAGTCCTGAACTTAGCATAGACACAACCAGACTCACCCCCACAGAGGCAGCCCAGGAAGTATTTCTGTTTCTTGAAGAACAGGGATATATCAGGTGAAGATGGTTTAACTCTTCATGATGGGTTTGCCCACAACCCAACTTAAACAATGAGCGTTAAGTTGGGGCGATAATTTGATTTTCAGGCTGAAGGCTGAAGGCTGAAGGCTGAAGGCTGAAGGCTGAAGGCTGAAGGCTGAAGGCTGAAGGCTGAAGGCTGAAGGCTGAAGGCTGAAGAATTCGCATCCTGGACTTTTTTGCTCTTGTCAAGGTTAAAAAACTTCTTGTTTTTCGGTGCAGGATTGAAATGGTAAGTTACTGATACAGATTTTTCTGACCCTGATTTTTACAAATTGCAAATTGCTTTTTTTGCAATACTTTAGTAACTTAATCCTGAAACTCTGTCATAAAAAACAAGAACACTTAAACCGCAAAGGCCTCAGAGTTAAAGACAATAAGGAAGATATATATTTTTGAAAACCGGGCATCGGTTTTCAAAAAGGCTCCCTTTTCATTTGCCGTTCCCCGGCAATTGAAAAAAACTTCTTTCTTCCTTTGCGCCCTTTGCGTCTTGAGTGAGTCTTCGAACGGGCGGTTAAAATATCTTTTTTTGGGTTGCGGGTACAACCCGCATTAGACAAGGAAATTTTTACTATGAACAAATCCGAAACAAAATTATCTGCTCCGGCAGCATACTTAGACTATTCTGGGCGAGACGATGTACTTAGCGGGGGCGTTAAAATGGTACCAGTTGACACGCCTCACGGAAAATTCCGGGTATGGACAAAACGGATCGGAAACAACCCGGACGTCAAGGTACTGCTGCTGCACGGCGGGCCTGGAGGGACGCACGAATACCTTGAAGCCTTTGACAGCTATTTTCCCGTTGCAGGCATTGAATACTATTATTACAATCAGCTGGGATCAAAGTACAGTGATCAGCCTGACATACCAGAACTATGGGAAATAGACAGGTTCGTGGACGAGGTGGAACAAGTACGCAAGGCCCTTGGACTCCAGAAGCAGAACTTTTATCTTTACGGGCAGTCATGGGGTGGAATTCTGGCCATTGAGTATGCTCTTAAGTTTCAACATAACCTTAAGGGGCTGATCATCTCAAATATGATGTCAAGCATGCCAGCCTATAATAAATACGCCTTAGACGTACTCATTCCATCCATGGATCAGGCAGCAGTAGCTGAAATCAAGAAAATGGAGGCTGAGGATGATGTGGAAAATCCCCGCTATATGGAGCTGCTGATTGAGCATCATTATATTCACCATGTATTGCGTATGCCGCATGACCAATGGCCGGATCCAATTGACCGCGCGTTCAAACACCTCAACCCCAAAGTCTATATTCCAATGCAGGGGCCCAGCGAACTGGGAGCAAGCGGCATACTGGCAAAATGGGACCGCAGCGCTGAACTTGAAAAAATTCTAACACCCACTCTTGTAGTTGGATCACAGCACGACACCATGGATCCAGAGCATATGGCATGGATGGCTGACCAGATCCCCAGGGCTCGTCATCTGCACTGCCCCAATGGAAGCCATATGGCTATGTATGACGATCAGCAGGTTTACTTTGATGGCCTGGTAAGATTCATTTATGATGTTGAGAAAGGAAAAATCTGAAGAATGGTAACAGGTTAGTTCGCTTGGTGGAGAAATAGTTTTTCAGAAACGTATAATGCTGCCCAAGCCAGCAGAATAATTCAGAAAGGATCCTTTGGGGTGTTTTATGTCCGATAATTTTCAAGATGATGCTCAGAATGACTTAAACGATGCCCTCCAAGAGCTGCGTGTGCACCAGATCGAGCTCAAAATGCAAAATGATGAGCTGCGCAGAATACAGGAAGAACTGGAACAAGCGCGCCTTCAATACTTTGACCTCTATAACCTTGCTCCTGTTGGATATTGTACTGTTGATGACCAGGGCATAGTTCAGGAAGCCAACCTGACCCTGATAAAAATGCTGGGGTTAGAGCACGATAAAATCCTGAACAG is a window encoding:
- a CDS encoding proline iminopeptidase-family hydrolase, whose protein sequence is MNKSETKLSAPAAYLDYSGRDDVLSGGVKMVPVDTPHGKFRVWTKRIGNNPDVKVLLLHGGPGGTHEYLEAFDSYFPVAGIEYYYYNQLGSKYSDQPDIPELWEIDRFVDEVEQVRKALGLQKQNFYLYGQSWGGILAIEYALKFQHNLKGLIISNMMSSMPAYNKYALDVLIPSMDQAAVAEIKKMEAEDDVENPRYMELLIEHHYIHHVLRMPHDQWPDPIDRAFKHLNPKVYIPMQGPSELGASGILAKWDRSAELEKILTPTLVVGSQHDTMDPEHMAWMADQIPRARHLHCPNGSHMAMYDDQQVYFDGLVRFIYDVEKGKI